Proteins encoded by one window of Syntrophorhabdaceae bacterium:
- a CDS encoding MdtA/MuxA family multidrug efflux RND transporter periplasmic adaptor subunit yields the protein MDGDVTEKREITGTGNPVKSRKMWWIFLVAACLVAAAVYLFLIRPGIGSKAQGQGAQGRPVSVVAVPARQGDMGIYVNGLGTVTPVYTVTVRTRVDGQLMEVYYREGQTVNKGDLLALIDPRPFEVQLAQAEGQRARDVAILANARVDLNRYQTLWKQDSVSKQQLDTQGALVIQYEGIAKADQAAIDAAKLQLVYCRITSPISGRIGLRLVDPGNMVHAADANGLIVITQLQPITVIFPIPEDSLGEVLRRFRKNAHLEVEAFDREQKVRLALGSLLTIDNQIDTGTGTVKLRATFQNKENELFPNQFVNARLLVDTRRGVTIVPSAAVQRGPQGSFVYAVKDDKTVSVRPVTVGEIQSGDASIRSGVAPGELVVTDGADRLREGAKVELRQSRVAPKKGRP from the coding sequence ATGGATGGAGACGTGACAGAAAAAAGGGAAATCACCGGGACGGGTAATCCCGTGAAATCGAGGAAGATGTGGTGGATATTCCTTGTCGCGGCATGTCTTGTGGCGGCGGCAGTCTACCTGTTCCTCATCAGGCCCGGCATCGGGTCTAAAGCGCAGGGTCAGGGTGCGCAGGGACGCCCGGTTTCCGTGGTGGCCGTACCTGCCCGGCAGGGCGACATGGGGATATACGTGAACGGTCTCGGCACTGTCACGCCTGTGTACACGGTAACAGTCCGGACGAGGGTGGACGGCCAATTGATGGAGGTCTATTACCGGGAAGGGCAGACCGTCAACAAGGGCGACCTCCTTGCCCTCATCGACCCGAGACCTTTTGAAGTGCAGCTGGCCCAGGCCGAGGGGCAGCGTGCCCGTGACGTCGCCATTCTCGCCAATGCCCGGGTTGACCTCAACCGTTACCAAACGCTCTGGAAACAGGATTCCGTTTCCAAACAGCAGCTCGATACCCAGGGGGCCCTCGTGATCCAATATGAAGGGATAGCAAAAGCCGATCAGGCGGCCATCGACGCGGCCAAGCTCCAGCTTGTCTACTGCCGCATCACCTCTCCCATCAGCGGACGTATAGGGCTGCGTCTCGTGGACCCCGGCAATATGGTGCATGCCGCCGATGCCAACGGTCTTATCGTCATTACCCAGCTCCAGCCTATTACGGTAATTTTCCCGATTCCCGAAGATAGTCTCGGTGAAGTGCTCCGCCGGTTCAGAAAAAATGCCCATCTCGAGGTGGAGGCCTTCGACCGCGAGCAGAAGGTGCGTCTCGCTCTGGGCTCCCTTCTCACCATCGATAATCAGATCGATACGGGCACGGGCACGGTGAAGCTCAGGGCCACCTTTCAGAATAAAGAGAATGAATTATTCCCGAACCAGTTCGTAAACGCCCGCCTTCTCGTCGACACGAGAAGGGGCGTTACCATCGTGCCCTCCGCGGCGGTCCAGCGCGGTCCCCAGGGCTCGTTCGTATATGCGGTTAAAGACGACAAAACCGTGAGTGTCCGGCCGGTAACCGTGGGGGAGATTCAGTCGGGCGATGCCTCGATTCGCTCCGGGGTCGCGCCCGGTGAACTGGTCGTCACCGACGGCGCCGACAGGTTGAGGGAAGGAGCAAAAGTGGAACTCAGGCAGTCGCGGGTTGCCCCGAAGAAAGGCCGCCCGTGA
- a CDS encoding flavodoxin family protein, with the protein MKTVILFGSPRKKGNTIQLARAVSDTLKARGGNVRMLYLNDLNIRPCQGCYSCLKTGLCKINDDMKDIRKYVLESDLVVYATPVYWFGPSGQLKLAMDRSIAFMDEEYKSRVKGKSAITLMTCGDADLETCGPSLGIFQKTFDLLGMKWLGSVEAPGCDDKGPVKPEYLEKAVQLAESAV; encoded by the coding sequence TTGAAAACAGTCATTCTCTTTGGAAGTCCGCGCAAAAAAGGTAATACGATTCAGCTCGCCCGGGCAGTTTCCGATACGTTGAAAGCCAGGGGCGGCAACGTCCGGATGCTCTACCTCAACGATCTCAATATCCGACCTTGTCAGGGCTGTTACTCCTGCTTAAAAACCGGGCTATGCAAGATCAATGACGACATGAAGGATATAAGAAAATATGTCCTCGAATCGGACCTTGTCGTCTATGCCACGCCGGTGTACTGGTTCGGGCCGTCGGGCCAGCTCAAGCTCGCCATGGACCGCTCCATAGCTTTTATGGATGAGGAATACAAATCGAGAGTGAAGGGGAAGAGTGCCATTACCCTTATGACCTGCGGTGATGCAGATCTTGAGACCTGCGGGCCCTCTCTCGGCATATTTCAGAAAACTTTCGATCTTCTCGGGATGAAGTGGCTGGGGAGCGTGGAAGCTCCGGGATGTGACGATAAAGGACCGGTGAAGCCCGAATATTTAGAGAAGGCGGTACAGCTCGCCGAATCGGCGGTATGA
- a CDS encoding multidrug efflux RND transporter permease subunit yields the protein MNISRLFITRPVATTLLMVAIFLSGAVAYKQLSVSALPQVDYPTIQVRTFYPGGSPEVVASSITAPLERQFGQMPGLTQMTSTSSSGSSIITLQFTLDLSLDVAEQQVQAAINASFTYLPKDLPIPPVYSKVNPADAPIITLGLTSKTLPLTQVEDLADTRFAQKISQLPGVGLVSISGGQRPAVRVHANPVALAAYGLTLEDLRVAIATANVNQAKGTFDGPRLSYIIGANDQLFKSSDYRALVIAYKNGSPVMLSDVADAVDDAENVKQAAWMNGEPAVIVNIQRQPGANVIEVVDRVKNVLPQLRGALPRGIEVSVLTDRTTTIRASVHDVQFEMMLAVILVVLVMFLFLRNFAATVIPSVAVPLSLVGTFGAMYLLGFSLNNLSLMALTISTGFVVDDAIVMIENVSRYIEAGDPPLQAALKGSKQIGFTILSLTVSLIAVLIPLLFMGDVVGRLFREFAITLGITIVISAVVSLTLTPMMCAKLLRRRTEAEEGRFYRASQKAFDRIIAFYGKTLTWVLRHQGPTLWVAMGTLVLTFLLFYWVPKGFFPSQDTGVIQGISEAPQSVSFAAMAERQQELARVILKDPAVESLSSFIGIDGTNVTLNSGRILINLKPLSKRNASASEVIRRIQPTLADVEGISLFMQPVQDLTVDARVTRTQYQYTLEDPDINELNNLAPKLVESLRANPELRDVSSDQQDKGLQLAMVFDRITASRLGITPQMIDDALYDAFGQRQISTIFTQLNQYRVILAVKPDFQMTPDAFKSIYLRGINNGQVPLSAITKATETTGPLVISRQAQFPAATISFNLAPGAALGDAVTVIESAERKMDFPPSIRGSFQGTAQAFRVSLANEPILILAALVTVYIVLGILYESYIHPITILSTLPSAGVGAILALLICRSEFSVIALIGIILLIGIVKKNGIMMVDFALEAERKEGKSPLEAIYQASLLRFRPIMMTTMAALLGALPLALGTGVGSELRRPLGITIVGGLIISQMLTLYTTPVIYLAFDRVAARVRRRKTTGVEAPEGGQPPTL from the coding sequence GTGAACATCTCCCGCCTCTTCATCACCCGGCCCGTTGCGACCACGCTCCTCATGGTCGCAATCTTCTTAAGCGGGGCGGTCGCATATAAGCAGCTTTCCGTATCGGCCCTCCCCCAGGTGGATTATCCTACCATACAGGTGCGTACCTTCTATCCCGGCGGGAGCCCGGAGGTGGTAGCCTCATCCATCACCGCTCCCCTCGAGCGCCAGTTCGGGCAGATGCCCGGTCTCACCCAGATGACCTCCACGAGCTCGAGCGGCTCTTCCATAATTACCCTTCAGTTCACCCTGGATCTCAGTCTGGATGTGGCCGAGCAGCAGGTGCAGGCAGCGATCAACGCCTCCTTCACCTACCTGCCGAAAGACCTGCCGATTCCGCCTGTATACAGCAAGGTGAACCCGGCGGACGCACCGATTATCACCCTCGGCCTCACGTCGAAGACCCTGCCCCTTACGCAGGTTGAAGACCTCGCCGATACCCGCTTTGCCCAAAAAATATCGCAGCTGCCCGGTGTGGGACTCGTGAGCATCAGCGGCGGACAGAGGCCCGCGGTCCGGGTCCATGCCAATCCCGTGGCACTCGCGGCCTACGGGCTGACCCTCGAAGACCTGAGAGTTGCCATTGCGACCGCCAACGTGAACCAGGCGAAAGGGACCTTTGACGGCCCGCGCCTCTCCTACATCATCGGCGCCAATGACCAGCTTTTCAAAAGCTCTGACTATCGTGCCCTTGTGATTGCTTATAAGAACGGCTCTCCCGTGATGCTCTCGGATGTGGCCGATGCCGTGGACGACGCGGAGAACGTGAAGCAGGCGGCCTGGATGAACGGCGAGCCCGCGGTGATAGTGAACATCCAGCGCCAGCCCGGGGCGAACGTCATCGAGGTGGTGGACCGGGTCAAGAACGTCCTGCCTCAGCTCAGGGGCGCCCTGCCGCGGGGGATAGAGGTATCGGTACTGACCGACCGGACCACCACGATCCGCGCCTCTGTCCATGATGTCCAGTTCGAGATGATGCTTGCCGTAATTCTGGTCGTCCTCGTCATGTTTCTATTCCTGAGAAATTTTGCCGCCACCGTCATCCCCAGCGTGGCAGTCCCCCTTTCCCTGGTGGGCACCTTCGGCGCCATGTACCTTTTGGGGTTCAGCCTCAATAACCTCTCTTTGATGGCCCTGACCATATCGACGGGGTTCGTGGTGGATGACGCCATCGTGATGATAGAAAACGTGTCCCGTTATATCGAAGCGGGAGATCCACCCCTGCAGGCAGCTCTCAAGGGCTCCAAGCAGATCGGGTTTACCATCCTGTCCCTTACCGTTTCTCTCATTGCCGTGCTTATTCCTCTGCTCTTCATGGGCGACGTGGTGGGCCGACTCTTTCGGGAGTTCGCCATCACCCTCGGGATTACGATCGTCATATCGGCCGTGGTCTCTCTTACCCTCACGCCCATGATGTGCGCCAAGCTGCTCCGCCGCCGGACCGAGGCGGAGGAGGGAAGGTTTTACCGTGCATCTCAAAAGGCCTTCGACCGTATTATAGCCTTCTACGGCAAGACCCTGACCTGGGTGCTCCGCCACCAGGGCCCGACCCTCTGGGTGGCGATGGGAACCCTCGTACTCACCTTTCTCCTCTTCTACTGGGTACCGAAAGGGTTTTTTCCGAGTCAGGACACCGGGGTGATCCAGGGAATATCCGAAGCGCCCCAGTCTGTATCTTTTGCGGCAATGGCCGAGCGGCAACAGGAGCTGGCCCGCGTGATACTCAAGGACCCGGCAGTGGAAAGCCTCTCTTCCTTCATCGGAATAGACGGGACGAATGTGACCCTCAACAGCGGCCGAATCCTCATAAACCTGAAGCCCCTCTCGAAAAGAAACGCGAGCGCCTCCGAGGTGATAAGGCGCATTCAACCGACCCTCGCCGATGTGGAGGGGATCAGCCTGTTCATGCAGCCCGTGCAGGACCTCACGGTGGACGCGAGGGTGACGCGCACCCAATACCAGTATACCCTTGAAGATCCCGATATCAACGAGCTGAATAACCTTGCTCCGAAACTCGTGGAGTCGCTGCGCGCCAATCCCGAGCTGCGCGATGTGAGCAGCGACCAACAGGATAAGGGACTGCAGCTTGCCATGGTCTTCGACCGCATCACGGCCTCCCGTCTCGGAATTACACCTCAGATGATCGATGACGCCCTCTACGATGCCTTTGGCCAGAGGCAGATTTCCACGATTTTCACCCAATTGAACCAGTACCGGGTCATCCTTGCGGTGAAACCCGACTTTCAGATGACCCCCGATGCCTTCAAATCCATTTATCTACGGGGGATAAATAATGGACAGGTCCCCTTAAGCGCCATTACGAAGGCGACCGAGACGACCGGACCCCTCGTCATTTCCCGGCAGGCGCAATTTCCCGCGGCCACGATCTCCTTTAATCTGGCGCCCGGGGCGGCCCTTGGCGATGCGGTGACGGTGATCGAATCGGCGGAGAGAAAAATGGATTTTCCTCCCAGTATCAGGGGCAGTTTCCAGGGCACCGCACAGGCCTTCAGGGTATCCCTTGCAAATGAGCCGATCCTGATCCTCGCCGCCCTGGTGACCGTATATATCGTGCTGGGGATCCTCTACGAAAGCTATATCCACCCGATCACGATCCTTTCCACCCTTCCCTCAGCGGGGGTCGGTGCGATCCTCGCGTTGCTCATCTGCCGCTCCGAGTTCAGCGTGATCGCCCTTATCGGCATCATTCTTCTCATTGGAATTGTGAAGAAGAACGGCATCATGATGGTCGATTTCGCCCTCGAGGCGGAGCGGAAAGAGGGTAAGAGCCCGCTCGAGGCGATCTACCAGGCCTCCCTTCTTCGGTTTCGCCCCATCATGATGACCACCATGGCCGCCCTTCTGGGCGCACTCCCTCTTGCATTAGGCACGGGTGTGGGCTCCGAGCTTCGCAGGCCCCTGGGTATCACCATCGTCGGAGGCCTTATCATCAGCCAGATGCTCACCCTTTATACTACCCCAGTGATCTACCTCGCCTTTGACCGGGTGGCGGCAAGGGTGCGCAGGCGAAAGACGACGGGAGTGGAAGCCCCGGAAGGGGGCCAGCCTCCGACACTATGA
- a CDS encoding ABC transporter permease produces the protein MIDVPWTARIALRALQVNKMRSALTMLGIIIGVGAVIAMLAVGTGASRQIAQQISSMGSNLLIVMPGSSTSGGVRMGSGSQPTLTVGDAEAILRDCPAVAEAAPLLSGTAQIVYGNMNWSTGVWGTSPSMLIVRDWPLAEGRSFTEEDVRSATKVALIGRTVAESLFGGIEPLEQIIRIKKIPFRVIGILETKGQSAQGQDQDDTIMVPVSTAQKKLFGMAFPGMVRTIMVKARSLEDLGNAEQQVQALLRQRHHISFKQEQDFTIRNLTQMMQVTEQSAHVMTLLLGAIASVSLIVGGIGIMNIMLVSVTERTREIGIRMAVGAKIWDIRLQFIMEAVILSLIGGVVGVIMGISGSEILSMAAGWPTAVSVTAGVIAFVFSGVVGIFFGFYPAYKASLLNPIDALRYE, from the coding sequence ATGATTGACGTACCCTGGACCGCGCGTATTGCCCTTCGGGCCTTGCAGGTAAACAAGATGCGCTCTGCCCTCACTATGCTGGGCATTATTATCGGAGTGGGGGCGGTGATCGCCATGCTGGCGGTGGGCACAGGGGCAAGCAGGCAGATCGCACAGCAGATATCGAGCATGGGGAGCAATCTTCTCATCGTGATGCCGGGAAGCTCCACCTCGGGCGGCGTGAGGATGGGCTCGGGCAGCCAACCCACGCTCACGGTGGGCGACGCGGAGGCGATCCTCAGGGACTGCCCGGCCGTGGCAGAGGCGGCGCCCTTGTTGAGCGGCACCGCACAGATCGTCTACGGCAACATGAACTGGTCCACAGGCGTGTGGGGCACCTCTCCGTCCATGCTTATAGTGAGGGACTGGCCCCTGGCCGAAGGGCGGTCCTTTACCGAAGAGGACGTAAGGAGCGCGACAAAGGTGGCCCTTATCGGCAGGACTGTGGCGGAGAGCCTTTTCGGGGGAATCGAGCCCCTCGAGCAGATTATCAGGATAAAGAAGATACCCTTCAGGGTAATCGGCATTTTGGAGACGAAAGGCCAGTCAGCGCAGGGACAGGATCAGGACGACACGATCATGGTGCCTGTCAGTACGGCCCAGAAGAAACTCTTCGGAATGGCATTTCCGGGTATGGTGCGCACCATAATGGTGAAGGCCAGGAGCCTCGAGGACCTGGGCAATGCCGAGCAGCAGGTGCAGGCCCTCCTGCGGCAGAGGCACCATATAAGCTTTAAGCAGGAACAGGATTTTACCATAAGGAACCTGACCCAGATGATGCAGGTGACGGAACAGTCGGCCCATGTAATGACCCTCCTTCTGGGGGCCATCGCTTCCGTCTCCCTGATCGTGGGAGGCATCGGGATTATGAACATCATGCTTGTGTCGGTGACTGAAAGGACAAGGGAGATAGGGATACGTATGGCGGTGGGAGCGAAGATCTGGGATATACGGCTCCAGTTTATTATGGAGGCGGTCATTCTGTCCCTTATCGGAGGAGTCGTGGGAGTGATTATGGGGATCTCGGGTTCGGAGATACTTTCCATGGCAGCGGGCTGGCCCACGGCTGTATCGGTAACGGCAGGGGTAATCGCTTTTGTCTTTTCCGGCGTGGTGGGTATATTTTTCGGATTTTACCCTGCCTACAAGGCATCGCTCCTGAACCCCATCGATGCACTTCGCTACGAATAA
- a CDS encoding TolC family protein — translation MILSRARLGLFCFMTALIFLPHSAWTAAIAPGEALTLSRAVELAVTKHPVIIAGINTVKVNEARIGEARANYYPQLSITENYLRSLPASRGTTSVTSTPGLPSGTTYSTTSTGVFDQYTTSANLTQTILDFGKTASQVRIQTLTTDSTRADLENARNLVAFNVKQAYFNLLQAQRNREAILETVRQFESHLRQAQGFYKAGTQPRFAITKAEVDLSNARVNLIKAENQVRLAKVTLNNAMGVPDAPEDYRLADSLAFESYPMSFEEALHRAYGGRSDLRSIVRKKDAAKESINLSHKGFLPVVTGNATYYYTGSSFPLNEGWSVGAILSLPIFSGFLTKYQVLEAVSARDVISANEQALKQDILLQVQQAYSNLRDASERITATRIGVRQARENMDLAQGRYKAGVGNPIEITDSVAAFGTAEISYTQALYDYRVAVAAIENAIGGR, via the coding sequence ATGATTTTATCAAGGGCCCGGCTGGGTCTTTTTTGTTTTATGACGGCCCTTATTTTTCTCCCCCATTCGGCGTGGACCGCCGCAATCGCCCCGGGAGAAGCCCTGACCCTGTCGCGGGCGGTCGAGCTTGCCGTGACGAAACATCCGGTTATCATTGCAGGCATCAACACGGTAAAGGTGAACGAAGCAAGGATAGGCGAGGCGAGGGCCAACTACTATCCACAGCTCAGTATCACGGAGAACTACCTGAGATCTCTGCCTGCTTCACGGGGAACCACCTCGGTCACCTCCACCCCCGGGCTTCCCTCCGGCACGACCTATTCCACGACATCGACCGGTGTGTTCGACCAGTATACGACCAGCGCAAACCTGACCCAGACGATCCTCGATTTCGGCAAGACGGCGAGTCAGGTCAGGATTCAGACTCTGACCACGGACTCGACCCGGGCGGACTTGGAAAATGCAAGAAATCTCGTGGCCTTCAATGTGAAACAGGCATATTTCAATCTTCTTCAGGCACAGAGGAACAGAGAGGCGATACTGGAGACGGTGCGCCAATTCGAGTCCCATCTTCGCCAGGCCCAGGGGTTCTACAAGGCGGGGACCCAGCCGAGGTTCGCTATTACCAAGGCCGAGGTAGATCTCAGTAATGCCAGGGTCAACCTCATTAAAGCGGAGAACCAGGTGAGGCTCGCAAAGGTGACCCTCAATAACGCCATGGGTGTACCCGACGCACCCGAAGATTACCGGCTGGCCGATTCCCTTGCTTTCGAGTCCTACCCGATGTCATTCGAAGAAGCCCTTCACAGGGCTTACGGCGGGCGCTCCGACCTCCGCTCGATCGTAAGGAAAAAAGATGCAGCGAAAGAATCGATCAATCTGTCGCACAAAGGTTTTTTACCGGTGGTGACCGGCAATGCAACGTACTATTATACGGGCTCTTCCTTTCCCTTGAACGAGGGCTGGTCCGTGGGTGCGATCCTCAGCCTGCCGATCTTTTCCGGGTTTCTCACAAAATACCAGGTCCTCGAAGCGGTATCGGCCAGGGATGTGATCTCTGCAAACGAGCAGGCCCTGAAGCAGGACATACTCCTCCAGGTCCAGCAAGCCTATTCGAATCTCAGGGACGCGTCGGAGAGAATTACCGCTACCCGGATAGGTGTGAGACAGGCCAGGGAGAATATGGACCTCGCACAGGGCAGATACAAGGCGGGTGTAGGCAACCCCATAGAGATAACCGATTCGGTGGCGGCCTTCGGCACGGCGGAGATCTCTTATACCCAGGCCCTCTACGATTATAGAGTCGCGGTGGCAGCAATTGAAAACGCTATAGGTGGGCGATGA
- a CDS encoding ATP-binding protein: MNVAKGLYSITKKVGKAVWDYQMLKEGDKIMVAVSGGKDSLCLLRIMQERMKYVPVRHEIVACHVDMGFPWMDIAGLVKYFEQEEVPYVIAHPSEKWRGDEEAPGCFWCSWNRRKALFDEVRHRGATKLAFAHHMDDIVETMLLNLFFQGEIGTMQPCQEMFHGKLHIIRPLAYVEEKELVRLATRLELPVIASKCPHGDTSKRSMVKGLVTELKKHNRNVKKNIFRSHTRIRTDYLLDKADLPLRGTVEKKG, from the coding sequence ATGAACGTAGCGAAAGGGCTCTATTCCATCACGAAAAAGGTGGGCAAGGCCGTCTGGGACTACCAGATGCTCAAGGAAGGCGACAAGATCATGGTCGCAGTCTCGGGAGGGAAAGACAGCCTCTGCCTGCTCAGGATTATGCAGGAGAGGATGAAATACGTGCCCGTCCGCCACGAGATAGTCGCCTGTCACGTGGATATGGGGTTCCCCTGGATGGATATCGCCGGCCTTGTCAAATATTTCGAGCAGGAGGAGGTCCCTTACGTGATCGCCCACCCATCCGAAAAATGGAGGGGCGACGAAGAGGCGCCCGGCTGCTTCTGGTGCAGCTGGAACAGGAGGAAAGCCCTTTTTGACGAGGTCCGCCACAGGGGGGCCACAAAACTCGCATTTGCCCATCACATGGATGATATCGTGGAGACCATGCTTCTCAACCTCTTTTTCCAGGGTGAGATAGGCACCATGCAGCCTTGCCAGGAGATGTTTCACGGGAAGCTCCATATTATAAGACCTTTGGCTTATGTGGAGGAAAAAGAGCTTGTCCGTCTGGCAACGCGCCTCGAGTTGCCTGTTATCGCTTCGAAATGCCCTCACGGCGATACATCGAAGAGAAGCATGGTGAAGGGGCTCGTGACGGAGCTGAAGAAGCATAACCGGAACGTAAAAAAGAATATTTTTCGCAGCCATACCCGCATCAGGACCGATTACCTCCTCGATAAAGCGGATCTTCCCCTCCGGGGCACTGTCGAAAAGAAGGGGTAA
- a CDS encoding efflux RND transporter periplasmic adaptor subunit, which produces MKKRIFAGACILVLIGASTWYFLAGRKGAPQYKTAPITVGAIRATVTATGTVNPVVTVNVGTQVSGTIKEIHANYNSVVKKGQIIARIDPSTFQAQVDQARANLRQAEATLLSLKATALNTKRTRDRNKELISRELIAQADFDTADAAWLSSEAQVKAQEAQIAQNKGALDFAETNLRYTKILSPVDGIVITRNVDVGQTVAASFQTPTLFYIAQDLTRMQIDTNVDEADIGKIKVAQDVDFNVDAYPDILFKGKVAQVRISPITVQNVVTYDVVIQVENKDLRLKPGMTANVSVITSVREKVLRLPNGALRFRPQEKEVRQGTPGTGARKGRAVWVLSEGKPKRVQVRTGISDGAYTEIEAGDLAIGQEVITESLTKTPNGAPASLVPRGRR; this is translated from the coding sequence ATGAAAAAACGGATCTTCGCAGGGGCATGTATTCTTGTTCTCATCGGGGCGTCAACATGGTATTTTCTTGCGGGAAGGAAGGGCGCGCCCCAATACAAGACCGCACCGATAACCGTGGGCGCCATACGGGCCACCGTGACCGCCACGGGTACGGTGAATCCCGTGGTGACGGTCAATGTGGGCACCCAGGTATCGGGTACGATCAAAGAGATCCATGCCAACTATAACTCTGTAGTGAAGAAAGGGCAGATTATCGCCCGGATCGACCCCTCCACCTTTCAGGCCCAGGTCGACCAGGCGCGGGCCAATCTGAGACAGGCGGAGGCGACCCTCCTCAGTCTCAAGGCAACGGCGCTCAATACGAAGAGGACCCGGGACCGGAATAAAGAGCTTATCTCCCGGGAGCTCATCGCCCAGGCCGACTTCGATACGGCGGATGCCGCCTGGCTCTCCTCGGAAGCCCAGGTGAAGGCCCAGGAGGCACAGATCGCACAAAATAAAGGCGCTCTCGATTTCGCGGAGACAAACCTCCGATATACCAAAATACTTTCCCCGGTGGACGGCATAGTGATCACCAGGAATGTGGATGTGGGCCAGACCGTGGCGGCGAGCTTTCAGACCCCCACGCTCTTCTATATCGCCCAGGACCTGACGAGGATGCAGATCGACACCAATGTGGACGAGGCGGATATCGGGAAAATAAAGGTCGCCCAGGATGTCGATTTCAATGTAGATGCCTATCCGGATATTCTCTTTAAAGGCAAAGTCGCCCAGGTGCGGATCTCGCCCATTACCGTACAGAATGTGGTCACCTATGATGTGGTGATCCAGGTGGAGAATAAGGATCTCAGGCTGAAGCCGGGCATGACCGCCAACGTCTCCGTGATTACCTCGGTCAGGGAAAAGGTGCTGCGCCTGCCGAACGGGGCCCTCAGGTTCCGGCCCCAGGAGAAGGAGGTCCGTCAGGGGACCCCGGGGACGGGAGCACGCAAGGGCCGGGCGGTGTGGGTCCTCTCGGAAGGAAAGCCGAAGCGGGTGCAGGTCAGGACCGGCATCAGCGACGGCGCGTATACTGAAATAGAGGCCGGGGATCTCGCGATAGGCCAGGAGGTCATTACCGAATCCCTCACGAAAACGCCCAATGGCGCACCTGCCTCACTCGTCCCGAGGGGCCGGAGATAA
- a CDS encoding ABC transporter ATP-binding protein, with product MALIDIHQISKIYQVGDMEVRALDAVSLTIGQGELMAIMGHSGSGKSTLMNILGCLDTPTEGHYFLEGTDVAGLARDELSEIRNRKIGFVFQGFNLLSRTSALENVELPMLYGGVGVKERREKALTALQKVGLEGREHHSPNQLSGGQQQRVAIARAIVNRAPIILADEPTGNLDSKTSVEIMELFQQLNSDSNITVILVTHEPDIAAFAKRVIRFTDGRLVADGPADALRPGCEPSHD from the coding sequence ATGGCACTTATCGATATCCACCAGATCAGCAAAATCTATCAGGTGGGCGATATGGAGGTGCGAGCCCTCGACGCCGTTTCCCTGACTATCGGTCAGGGAGAGCTGATGGCCATTATGGGCCACTCCGGCTCAGGCAAATCTACCCTCATGAATATCCTGGGTTGCCTCGATACGCCTACGGAAGGACATTATTTTCTCGAAGGTACGGATGTGGCCGGCCTTGCGCGAGATGAGCTCTCGGAGATCAGAAACAGGAAAATAGGCTTCGTCTTTCAAGGGTTCAACCTTCTTTCCCGCACATCGGCCCTGGAGAACGTGGAGCTTCCCATGCTTTACGGCGGAGTAGGCGTCAAGGAGAGAAGGGAAAAGGCGCTCACGGCCTTGCAGAAGGTAGGATTGGAAGGCAGGGAGCACCACAGTCCGAACCAGCTCTCGGGGGGGCAGCAGCAGCGGGTCGCGATCGCACGGGCCATAGTGAACAGGGCGCCCATCATTCTCGCGGACGAGCCCACGGGCAATCTCGACAGTAAAACGAGCGTAGAGATCATGGAGCTTTTTCAGCAGCTCAACAGTGATTCGAATATCACCGTCATCCTCGTCACCCATGAGCCCGATATTGCCGCCTTCGCAAAAAGGGTGATACGATTCACCGACGGCCGCCTCGTGGCCGACGGACCTGCCGACGCGTTGCGCCCCGGATGTGAGCCCTCCCATGATTGA